The genome window AGGTCAATGCATAATCTGTACCAAGAAATATCAAGTGTTCTGGAACATGATGAACAATACACATATAAAAGCAAATTCATTCCCAGATATCAGCAAAAACTGAATCATCAAGACAGAGGGGAAAGACAATTTTCTATATCTTCATCTACAAATTGTACCACTATAAAATCGGATTTCAAGGTCAAGCTTCTTGTTTTCTAGATCAGTTCCTAAAAGAAGTGTACAAATCGGAAAAAAATCTTCAAAGAATGACACCTACGAGTCAACTATATTAAAATAGCATTACATagatgtataaaaaaaaaacaccataccaaaatagccaaaaaaattttactcgACAGGCTTTGTGTAGCTTCCTGGGATATTTACTAGCTTTGCATGATGAGTGTTTTGATCAACCTCCACTTTGTTGTATATCACAGCAGCTCCAAAGCTCCTAGCAGGGTTGATACCAGTCCCAGTGACTGGTATTGTGGCAAGGTGAACCATGAAATACAACTCATAGGAACACTGCTGCTCTCCACTTTGATTGACTTCATTAAGAAACTTGAAAACTACTCATTCATCATGTGACATGAATAACAATCTGATATTGAAGCAATGCTGGGAGATTTTAGTACATACATGCAACACAACACAGTCAAGGAACAATAAATACAATTGAATCTATAATCCAACTTAAACTCAATGACAAAAACATTAAGGAATATGTAGaagatttcattaaataaaacttCTTATCAAAGTGATTACTCCTTTGCAGTATCCTAGTCCATTTCATTTTGCTCATacagttttaaaattgaaagaacatCAAAATGTAGAAGTATCGATTCTGTTCAATAATGCAGATGCAAATAAATCAAAAGTGGCATAAAAAAAGTGGCATCAAAATGTAGaagtatcgattttgttcaATAATGCAGATGCAAATAAATCAAAAGTGGCATCAAAATGTAGaagtatcgattttgttcaATAATGCAGATGTAGAACTACTTTTTCTTCTTAAGATGGatgcattaaaaaaatactcaaaGGAAGTTGATATATTGCATCAACTTTAATTGCTTACCAGGGGAAACCACTGCTTTTACAAGATGGTATAGTAGCAGCATCAGTTAGCCGATTCTCATCTACTTGAAATTCAGAAAGCATCTTTACCTCGTATATTTCAGGTGCTAGATTTCCAAGAAACTCATTGTTGTCAAGTAAACTGTATTAAGAAGAAATTCGTATAATATAAGGTAAGGGACTAAATAACAgctggaaataaaataaaaaccgaAATATAAACAACTTGAAAAGAGGATCATACAGTGTTGTCAAGGAGAGATTGTTGCCAAAATCAGATGGAAATGGTCCACTAAAGTTATTGAATCCTAAATCCAACACCTCCAGCTCCTTCAATTCCCCAATTTCTTGAGGAATGCTTCCAGAGAAAGAGTTGTTGCGCAATATACTGCAGCAGTATATAAAGCAGAACTAAGAGAAAGAGTGACATAAAGGAGATTTGTCTAATTATAGACCAAGGATGATAAACTTACATAGATTTTAAGTTCTCCAGCTTCCCAAATTCAGGTCCCAGGTTCCCAACAAGGCAAAGATCTTTCAAATTTCTGCAAGAAGCATAGCTCTGAATTCAGGGTTACCATCTAATTAACTATACAGTGAAAAACATGGCACATCTACAGGCAAAATCCACAGGGTAGAGAGCCAGTTAACAtcaacaaaatctaaaataagaaCATTACATGGAGAATTAAAACTTGGTTGTCTTATTTGTGTCAAGTTTTATTTATGTCAAATTCAGTTCTTCATAAACAacttaaaacatcaaaaaacaTCCAAAACAGGTCCATATCCCTTTAGAGAAAAATCACtttgagaaaacaaaaagagCCTTTTTCAGTATCAAGAGCCAAAAGTAGAAATTGACTCTGCAGTCTTCAACCCTTAAAAAGTTATTAAGCAAAGAATAGAACCTAACATGTTCAGCTATCTACCATATGCAAAGGGGATtccaaatattttcatatacttCAACAATCTCCctgtaaaacaaattaaaaagaacgcaataaaatgtgcaaaaagAGACAAAACTCACAAAATTACAACTTTTTCATCAGAGCATTCGACCCCGAACCAAGAATACGGATCAATCTCTCCATCAATTTCCTTCCAGTTCGATAAAGCACCAAAGGGGTCACTTACCACTCTCTGTTTGAACCTCAACAAAGCCAAACCTGCACCAGTTTTTGCCACACAGGCAAATAATTTCTCGtaagaacatatataatatacaaagaAACTCTTGTTGAGGCCTGAATAAATACCTTCACTGTTCAAAGGCGAGGAGAAGCTCATATTCTGCTCAAACAATGATAAAACCAGCATTAACGGCATGACCACCATCATCCTGAGCTTCAACCGCTCGAATCCCCAGAGTCCATACATGtccaaaagaagaagaatttttTCTAGCTTTTCTCTATCAACCTTTGAGAACAATGTCAAAAAGAGTCGAAAATGTATTAATAGaataaacacaaaagaaaatgtaagaGAGCTTCTTGGAGGCTGCTAAATGCTATAGGCAGCTAAGTGCTAGCAAATTTAGACAAGACGAGAAGAAAACGCGTGTGGTAGCGACGCCACTGCCGGTGatcatttactttttttttataaaaggaaACCTTTTCGCAAGTTAAAGTCGACATTAGATAATTAAGGGGGAAGAAGAGAAGGCCAAGATACAAGACAGAACTTACTGTTTTAACAAATAGAGAAAGAGCAAATCAAGAATGTAATATTGGGTTTTGGTATGAATCTGAGTTTGGTCTTCTTCGTCGATCAGCTGTCGCTGGTGTTCTCATTTTAAGAACGTTTGGGGAACCAGTAGAGGGGAAAGAACGTTTGGGGAGAAGACAGGATAATTTGGTCAATTATCATCCAAAAGCACTTGAAGctgaaaaaaaggagaaaaaattaGCTTCTCCATCTGGAGAAAAGCCCTTCTCTGCTGGTGAAATGTTTAAGCAAAAGGAAGCCGTTCTTCAttccttttaaaagaaaaggactttttattgaaaaagtcTTCTTAAACGCGCAGAAGAATGGAGCCTAAGGTGTTTCGCAGGAAAACACTTCCAGTTGTAAGCATTTTTAGAGtattgttaagaaaaaaatttcaactggAAGCGTTTCCGACAATTCAAGAATGCATCCCATCAAATTTTTGGTGAATCCAACATCTGGCACGTGAAGATGCCATTGGTAGTGAACGTTACCATGGAGATGCACGTCGGATAGAGCATTGCGACAATTCGAGTTCAGACAACTGATTTCAGTGGCACCTCGAGACCTCGATGATCTGCACCTTATCGACTTGTAGGGGAGGATAGATGAGAATTGGTCGATATTCCACGTTTAATATATCAACATGTGGAACAATAGGTATGAGTTTTTACCTACTCGCAAGGCCATTGTTGTTCCAGAGTTAGCCTAAGATCCGGAGTAAATACAatagtttaaggtttatagCAAGCCATACTTGTTAGGGGAAGA of Gossypium raimondii isolate GPD5lz chromosome 3, ASM2569854v1, whole genome shotgun sequence contains these proteins:
- the LOC105797151 gene encoding protein MALE DISCOVERER 2 isoform X1 — translated: MYGLWGFERLKLRMMVVMPLMLVLSLFEQNMSFSSPLNSEGLALLRFKQRVVSDPFGALSNWKEIDGEIDPYSWFGVECSDEKVVILNLKDLCLVGNLGPEFGKLENLKSIILRNNSFSGSIPQEIGELKELEVLDLGFNNFSGPFPSDFGNNLSLTTLLLDNNEFLGNLAPEIYEVKMLSEFQVDENRLTDAATIPSCKSSGFPCIASISDCYSCHMMNE
- the LOC105797151 gene encoding protein MALE DISCOVERER 2 isoform X2; its protein translation is MYGLWGFERLKLRMMVVMPLMLVLSLFEQNMSFSSPLNSEGLALLRFKQRVVSDPFGALSNWKEIDGEIDPYSWFGVECSDEKVVILNLKDLCLVGNLGPEFGKLENLKSIILRNNSFSGSIPQEIGELKELEVLDLGFNNFSGPFPSDFGNNLSLTTLLLDNNEFLGNLAPEIYEVKMLSEFQVDENRLTDAATIPSCKSSGFP